From a single Veillonellales bacterium genomic region:
- the ftsA gene encoding cell division protein FtsA translates to METVDILAIDIGTDTIKVFFGRQENGNLLVHAVGTVPTAGFDKGVVTDVKALAKSIKQAVDCVFSATTFSQGHVFLGIGGMGIRSVHCLGSVAAASAAAIIQKDIDRVYRAAVLAGVPDEYQVLHVLPRRFWVDKREQSEKPLGQRGSQLEAEAQVIVIPRQTVDSILSALQAVGITIEGVVANGIVSAQNMLPEINLSRYLFIDLGAGTTDIVLYSDGKIYDSASLSLGGGYITRDIMQGLDISQEHAEEIKRYYAKLTPNLLGQDLILDCNDYGTTDKQIAYDFLYNIIESRVDEIVHLVYDYCKASLAGCDFEEILLTGGCAVMPSIKESIEKVFGVKVCIIKPEQVLLEYSYPYNTACCGIIRHGMKNVTLMQPQNNTSWRSLIRRIKKIF, encoded by the coding sequence ATGGAAACAGTGGATATCCTGGCAATTGACATAGGAACAGATACCATTAAAGTATTTTTCGGCAGACAAGAAAATGGCAATCTTCTGGTACACGCTGTCGGCACAGTGCCGACAGCTGGTTTTGACAAGGGTGTAGTTACAGACGTAAAGGCATTGGCTAAATCAATCAAGCAGGCAGTAGATTGTGTTTTTAGCGCCACAACCTTTTCCCAGGGACACGTTTTTCTTGGTATCGGCGGTATGGGAATTCGTTCCGTCCACTGTCTTGGCAGTGTGGCTGCTGCTTCTGCCGCAGCAATTATACAGAAAGATATTGATCGGGTATATCGGGCTGCTGTTTTAGCCGGTGTTCCGGATGAATATCAAGTGCTGCATGTTTTGCCGAGACGGTTTTGGGTAGACAAGCGGGAACAATCAGAGAAACCGCTGGGGCAAAGAGGCAGCCAGCTTGAAGCGGAAGCACAGGTTATCGTGATTCCCCGGCAAACTGTTGATTCCATTCTCAGTGCGCTTCAAGCTGTAGGAATTACGATTGAGGGAGTCGTTGCCAACGGTATTGTCAGTGCACAAAATATGCTGCCGGAGATAAATTTATCCCGCTATTTGTTTATTGATTTAGGAGCAGGAACGACAGACATCGTATTATATTCAGACGGAAAGATTTATGATTCTGCCTCATTATCGCTGGGAGGCGGCTATATTACCAGGGATATTATGCAGGGACTGGATATTAGTCAGGAACATGCGGAAGAAATTAAGCGTTATTATGCTAAACTGACACCTAATTTACTTGGACAGGATCTTATTTTAGACTGCAATGATTATGGAACTACCGACAAACAAATTGCTTATGATTTTTTGTATAATATTATTGAAAGCCGGGTAGATGAAATTGTCCATTTAGTATATGATTATTGTAAGGCGTCTTTAGCCGGTTGTGATTTTGAAGAAATTTTATTAACCGGCGGATGTGCTGTTATGCCCAGTATTAAGGAGAGTATAGAAAAAGTGTTTGGCGTAAAGGTATGTATCATTAAACCGGAGCAGGTGTTATTAGAATATTCATATCCTTATAACACAGCTTGCTGTGGAATCATTCGCCATGGAATGAAGAATGTTACACTTATGCAGCCGCAAAACAATACTTCCTGGCGTTCGCTGATACGTAGAATTAAAAAAATCTTCTGA
- a CDS encoding small basic family protein: MALPVAGLIIGLIIGVMFPISIPVEYAQFMSVALLASLDSVFGGLRAGAEEKFDNTIFISGFFMNALMAASLVYVGERLGIDLYYVALLAFGLRIFQNLAILRRYLLKK, encoded by the coding sequence GTGGCATTGCCGGTTGCTGGACTTATTATCGGACTTATTATTGGGGTTATGTTTCCAATCAGTATACCGGTTGAATACGCCCAATTTATGTCCGTGGCGCTGCTAGCCTCGTTAGATTCTGTATTCGGCGGGCTTAGGGCCGGTGCGGAAGAAAAATTCGATAATACTATCTTTATATCCGGATTTTTTATGAATGCCCTGATGGCAGCCAGCCTGGTCTATGTTGGTGAACGACTGGGAATTGATTTGTACTATGTTGCGTTACTTGCTTTTGGACTCCGTATTTTTCAAAACCTGGCGATTCTTCGCCGCTACCTTTTAAAGAAATAG
- a CDS encoding DUF881 domain-containing protein: MLPIKQGQVAIGLVCVVLGIMLAVQFRTTQDVRSTIPFQRIEDLSQRLQQTEKERDALLKQVRELRKTSGAETATQEIENIKMGSGVVAFQGSGVSVVIDDSKRPSKPGENPNLYLIHDDDILKVINELWAAGAEAISINEQRLIASSEIRCAGPTLSVNNTRYSPPYEIRAIGEPQTLENALKMRGGVVETLQFWGIQVAIKKQENINVPAYKGTFRFEYAKPVKDGVQ; the protein is encoded by the coding sequence TTGCTGCCGATAAAACAGGGGCAAGTTGCTATTGGGTTGGTATGTGTGGTATTAGGTATTATGCTGGCAGTGCAGTTTCGTACGACCCAGGATGTTCGTTCGACAATTCCTTTTCAGCGCATTGAAGATTTATCCCAGCGCTTGCAGCAGACGGAAAAGGAACGAGACGCTTTGCTTAAGCAGGTTCGTGAGCTCCGTAAAACTTCAGGTGCCGAGACTGCCACGCAAGAAATTGAAAATATTAAAATGGGATCCGGAGTCGTAGCATTTCAGGGATCCGGAGTTTCAGTTGTTATTGATGATAGTAAGCGGCCTTCCAAGCCCGGTGAAAATCCGAACTTATATTTAATTCACGATGATGATATTCTGAAGGTAATCAATGAGCTTTGGGCGGCAGGGGCGGAAGCAATATCAATTAACGAACAGAGGTTAATTGCCAGCTCTGAAATCCGCTGTGCGGGGCCGACGCTTTCCGTTAATAACACAAGGTATTCACCGCCTTACGAGATTCGGGCAATCGGTGAACCGCAAACTTTGGAAAATGCGCTGAAGATGCGTGGCGGTGTAGTTGAAACCCTTCAATTTTGGGGCATCCAAGTCGCTATTAAAAAGCAGGAAAATATTAATGTTCCGGCCTATAAGGGTACTTTTCGTTTTGAGTATGCTAAGCCGGTGAAGGATGGTGTTCAATAG
- the ftsZ gene encoding cell division protein FtsZ: MEQFASIKVIGVGGGGNNAVNRMIAAGLQGVEFVSVNTDAQALVHAQAPVRIQIGEKLTKGLGAGANPEVGEKAAQESREEITKALRGADMVFITAGMGGGTGTGAAPVVAECAKENGALTVGVVTKPFSFEGRRRQLQAERGIAQLKEKVDTLITIPNDRLMQVVDKRTPIMEAFRIADDVLRQGVQGISDLIAVPGLINLDFADVKTIMLETGSALMGIGIGSGDNRAVAAAEAAIKSPLLETSIEGAKGVLLNITGGTSLGLFEVNEAAEIIAQAADPEANIIFGSVIDESFEDEVRVTVIATGFDSKPGKIGSPTGETAKIEPFKRPDLDIPTWMRR; encoded by the coding sequence TTGGAACAATTTGCTTCAATCAAAGTTATCGGCGTAGGCGGTGGTGGAAACAATGCGGTAAATCGTATGATTGCTGCCGGATTGCAGGGGGTAGAGTTTGTTTCGGTTAATACGGATGCACAGGCGCTGGTGCATGCACAGGCTCCAGTTCGTATACAGATAGGAGAAAAACTGACCAAAGGGCTTGGCGCAGGTGCCAATCCGGAGGTAGGAGAAAAAGCTGCGCAGGAAAGCCGTGAAGAAATTACCAAAGCATTGCGTGGTGCAGATATGGTTTTTATTACGGCCGGAATGGGTGGCGGCACGGGGACTGGTGCAGCCCCGGTTGTGGCAGAATGCGCGAAAGAAAACGGGGCACTGACAGTTGGCGTTGTTACGAAACCTTTTTCCTTTGAAGGCCGCCGCCGCCAGCTTCAGGCTGAGCGGGGAATCGCACAATTGAAGGAAAAAGTGGATACTCTGATTACGATTCCCAATGACCGGTTGATGCAGGTTGTCGACAAACGAACGCCGATTATGGAAGCGTTTCGTATAGCCGATGATGTGTTGCGGCAAGGGGTACAAGGTATTTCCGATTTGATTGCGGTACCGGGTTTAATCAATCTTGACTTTGCCGATGTAAAAACGATTATGCTGGAAACGGGATCAGCCCTGATGGGTATTGGTATTGGATCAGGCGATAACCGTGCTGTGGCTGCTGCCGAGGCGGCAATCAAGAGCCCTCTTCTGGAGACATCCATTGAAGGTGCTAAAGGAGTGCTGCTTAATATTACCGGGGGGACAAGTTTAGGACTCTTTGAAGTCAATGAAGCAGCTGAGATTATTGCTCAGGCTGCTGATCCGGAGGCGAATATTATTTTTGGATCGGTTATTGACGAATCTTTTGAAGACGAGGTTCGCGTTACTGTGATTGCAACCGGGTTTGACTCCAAACCTGGGAAAATAGGTTCTCCCACGGGAGAAACTGCCAAAATTGAACCTTTTAAACGGCCTGATTTGGATATACCTACTTGGATGCGCCGCTAA